In Prescottella soli, a genomic segment contains:
- a CDS encoding type II toxin-antitoxin system Rv0910 family toxin codes for MAKLKVSMDVPMSPEDAWNKASDLTGFDQWLSIHEAWRGELPAALSAGTTISSVVTVKGLRNRVTWTLKQYNPPRSLVLKGDGKGGVKLGLVLSVDPAAEGARVALDIDLGGAPLFGPIGAGVARALRGDIESSLQKFVTLYA; via the coding sequence ATGGCCAAGCTGAAGGTGTCCATGGACGTGCCGATGAGCCCGGAGGACGCATGGAACAAGGCGTCGGATCTGACGGGGTTCGACCAGTGGCTCAGCATCCACGAGGCGTGGCGCGGTGAGCTGCCGGCAGCATTGAGCGCGGGCACCACGATCAGTTCGGTGGTCACCGTCAAGGGCCTGCGCAACCGGGTGACCTGGACGTTGAAGCAGTACAACCCGCCCCGCAGCCTGGTCCTGAAGGGCGACGGCAAGGGCGGCGTCAAGCTCGGGTTGGTGCTCAGCGTCGACCCCGCGGCCGAAGGTGCGAGGGTCGCCCTCGACATCGATCTCGGCGGCGCGCCGCTCTTCGGCCCGATCGGGGCGGGCGTCGCGAGAGCACTTCGCGGCGACATCGAAAGCTCCCTGCAGAAGTTCGTCACCCTGTACGCCTGA
- a CDS encoding class I SAM-dependent methyltransferase — MNVPVDPSRFEEMYRDEQTAHGLPTATPWDIGGPQPVIRQLVALGAVKGEVLDPGTGPGHHAIHYASKGYSATGIDASPTAIQRARDNAEAAGVSVNFQVADATVLEGLENRFDTVVDSAFYHTFSTDTDLQKSYLRALHRATKPGARLFMFEFSPHNVNGLSFPLAIPEDNFRQVLPAGGWNLTYLGPTTYQGNLSVDALEAMAAGNPDMSDEFEPLLERLRIIEPLLIDGRAHLPFWEVHATRID, encoded by the coding sequence ATGAACGTGCCAGTCGATCCATCACGTTTCGAAGAGATGTACCGCGATGAACAGACGGCGCACGGATTGCCGACGGCCACACCCTGGGATATCGGCGGGCCGCAGCCGGTGATTCGACAGCTCGTCGCGCTCGGCGCGGTCAAGGGCGAGGTCCTCGACCCCGGAACGGGTCCCGGGCACCATGCCATCCACTACGCATCGAAGGGCTACTCCGCCACCGGTATCGACGCGTCACCCACCGCCATCCAGCGCGCCCGAGACAACGCGGAGGCCGCCGGGGTATCGGTGAACTTCCAGGTCGCCGACGCGACGGTGCTCGAAGGGCTCGAGAATCGGTTCGACACCGTCGTCGACAGCGCCTTCTACCACACCTTCAGCACCGACACGGATCTGCAGAAGTCCTATCTGCGGGCCTTGCATCGGGCGACGAAGCCCGGGGCACGGTTGTTCATGTTCGAATTCAGCCCGCACAACGTCAACGGTTTGAGCTTCCCGCTCGCGATTCCCGAGGACAACTTCCGACAGGTCCTTCCTGCCGGAGGCTGGAACCTCACCTACCTGGGACCGACCACCTATCAAGGCAATCTCAGCGTCGATGCCCTCGAGGCGATGGCTGCCGGCAACCCCGACATGTCCGACGAGTTCGAACCGCTGCTCGAACGGCTTCGAATCATCGAACCCCTCCTGATCGACGGCAGAGCCCACCTTCCCTTCTGGGAAGTCCACGCCACCCGCATCGATTGA
- a CDS encoding solute symporter family protein codes for MITTLAQSAPATDVGNPLFNIAIFVAFVVGTMTLVIRASRSTKKASDFYTGGGQFSGPQNGFAIAGDYLSAASFLGIAGAIAVYGYDGFLYSIGFLVAWLVALLLVAELLRNTGRFTMADVLSFRLKQRPVRMAAALSTLVVSLFYLLAQMAGAGGLVALLLNIKDFAGQAIVVAVVGVLMIVYVLIGGMKGTTYVQMVKAVLLIAGAAIMFVLVLLAVKGNFSQLLADAQNMVNSSANEAVAGRDVLAPGAKYGISDMSRLDFVSLGIALVLGTAGLPHVLMRFYTVPTAKEARRSVTWAIGLIGAFYLFTLVLGYGAAKMVGPDEILAAPGKENSAAPLLAFELGGTIFLGIISAVAFATILAVVAGLAITASASFAHDIYASVIKRGKASEEEQVRVSRITVVVIGVVAIVLGILAMGQNIAFLVALAFAVAASANLPTLLYSLFWKKFNTTGALFSIYGGLISCLVLIVFSPAVSGAKTSMFPHADFSWFPLANPGIVSIPLAFVLGIVGTYVGRNKLEDPVKQAEMEVRSLTGVGVEKAVAH; via the coding sequence GTGATCACCACGCTCGCGCAGTCCGCGCCCGCCACCGATGTCGGCAACCCGCTGTTCAACATCGCGATCTTCGTCGCGTTCGTCGTCGGCACCATGACGTTGGTGATCCGGGCCAGCCGGTCGACGAAGAAGGCCTCGGACTTCTACACCGGCGGCGGCCAGTTCTCCGGACCGCAGAACGGTTTCGCCATCGCCGGCGACTACCTGTCGGCGGCATCGTTCCTCGGCATCGCCGGCGCGATCGCGGTGTACGGCTACGACGGCTTCCTGTACTCGATCGGGTTCCTCGTCGCGTGGCTCGTGGCGCTGCTGCTGGTGGCCGAACTGCTGCGCAACACAGGACGATTCACGATGGCCGACGTGCTCAGCTTCCGGTTGAAGCAGCGTCCGGTCCGGATGGCGGCGGCCCTGTCGACGCTCGTCGTCTCGCTGTTCTACCTGCTCGCGCAGATGGCGGGTGCGGGCGGTCTGGTCGCACTCCTGTTGAACATCAAGGACTTCGCGGGGCAGGCGATCGTCGTCGCCGTCGTCGGCGTGCTGATGATCGTTTATGTGCTGATCGGCGGCATGAAGGGCACCACCTACGTGCAGATGGTCAAGGCCGTCCTGCTCATCGCGGGCGCCGCCATCATGTTCGTCCTGGTGCTGCTCGCGGTGAAGGGCAACTTCTCGCAGCTGCTGGCCGACGCGCAGAACATGGTGAACAGCTCGGCCAACGAGGCGGTCGCCGGTCGCGACGTGCTCGCGCCGGGCGCCAAGTACGGCATCAGCGACATGTCGCGGCTCGACTTCGTCTCGCTCGGTATCGCACTGGTCCTCGGCACCGCGGGTCTGCCGCACGTGCTGATGCGCTTCTACACGGTGCCCACCGCCAAGGAGGCGCGGCGTTCGGTGACGTGGGCGATCGGACTGATCGGCGCCTTCTACCTGTTCACGCTCGTCCTCGGCTACGGCGCCGCGAAGATGGTCGGCCCCGACGAGATCCTCGCGGCCCCCGGCAAGGAGAACTCGGCGGCTCCGCTGCTCGCGTTCGAACTCGGCGGCACCATCTTCCTCGGCATCATCTCCGCGGTCGCCTTCGCGACGATCCTCGCGGTCGTCGCCGGCCTGGCCATCACCGCGTCCGCGTCGTTCGCTCACGACATCTACGCGAGCGTCATCAAGCGGGGAAAGGCGTCGGAGGAGGAGCAGGTCCGGGTCTCGCGGATCACCGTGGTGGTCATCGGTGTCGTCGCGATCGTCCTCGGCATCCTGGCGATGGGCCAGAACATCGCGTTCCTGGTGGCGCTGGCGTTCGCGGTCGCCGCGTCCGCGAACCTGCCGACCCTGCTGTACTCGCTCTTCTGGAAGAAGTTCAACACCACCGGCGCGCTGTTCAGCATCTACGGCGGTCTGATCAGCTGCCTCGTGCTGATCGTCTTCTCGCCGGCCGTCTCGGGGGCCAAGACGTCGATGTTCCCGCACGCCGACTTCTCGTGGTTCCCGCTGGCCAACCCGGGCATCGTGTCGATCCCGCTCGCGTTCGTGCTCGGCATCGTCGGCACCTACGTCGGCCGGAACAAGCTCGAAGACCCGGTCAAGCAGGCCGAAATGGAGGTCCGCTCGCTCACCGGCGTCGGCGTCGAGAAGGCCGTCGCGCACTAG
- a CDS encoding DUF485 domain-containing protein, translating to MTTTDLGSGAPPQRPAPDAQAFVDMQASPQFQELRHRLRRFVFPMTAFFLTWYAVYVLLATYAPDFMATKVFGNVNLGIVLGLGQFATTFVITALYVRFANRELDPRSSAIREELEGPAQ from the coding sequence ATGACCACCACCGACCTCGGTTCGGGCGCGCCGCCGCAGCGGCCGGCACCCGACGCGCAGGCCTTCGTCGACATGCAGGCCAGTCCGCAGTTCCAGGAACTGCGGCACCGCTTGCGGCGCTTCGTCTTTCCGATGACCGCGTTCTTCCTCACGTGGTACGCCGTGTACGTCCTACTGGCGACGTACGCGCCGGACTTCATGGCCACCAAGGTGTTCGGCAACGTCAACCTCGGGATCGTCCTGGGGCTCGGCCAGTTCGCGACGACGTTCGTGATCACCGCCCTGTACGTGCGGTTCGCGAACCGCGAGCTCGATCCGCGGTCGTCGGCGATCCGCGAGGAACTGGAAGGACCGGCCCAGTGA
- a CDS encoding N-acyl-D-amino-acid deacylase family protein: MAFSLVISNGTVVDGTGSDPYVADIGVRDGRIAAVVPGGGLSGADADEVIDATGLVVTPGFVDIHTHYDGQVTWDPMLTPSCWHGVTTAVMGNCGVGFAPVADTARDWLIGLMEGVEDIPGAALSAGIRWSWESFPQYLDAIDRQPLAIDVGTHVPHGAVRAYVMGARGARNEAASAEDIELMAKLVREGVEAGALGFSTSRTIVHRAIDGEPVPGTFAAEDELFGIGRALAAAGTGVFELAPAGIMGEDLAAPDRELDWMVRLAELTGRTVSFGLLQHDGAPDDWKRLLDLAAAAYESGIPLRPQVSARPLGLLTGLQTFNAFNTRPSYVAAVERAGGDLDALVSALRDPATRRAILDEADSPDNRMPYLSKLDRTFNLGDPPQYEPDPDSSLAREARRAGRDPFEYAYDLLLTEAGRALFFRPLLGYSNFTLDPISEMLLHPATAVGLGDGGAHVGAICDASNTTFLLTHWARDRSRGEKIPLATAVRKMTLDTATIYGLGDRGVIAEGKKADLNVIDFERLQLKSPEMAHDLPGGARRLLQRADGYRATIVSGQVVLRDGQDTGARPGALVRGAR; this comes from the coding sequence ATGGCTTTCTCTCTTGTGATCTCCAACGGGACAGTGGTCGACGGGACCGGCAGCGACCCCTATGTCGCCGACATCGGTGTCCGGGACGGCCGGATCGCGGCGGTCGTGCCGGGCGGCGGGCTCAGCGGCGCGGACGCCGACGAGGTCATCGATGCGACCGGGCTGGTGGTGACCCCGGGGTTCGTCGACATCCACACGCACTACGACGGCCAGGTCACGTGGGATCCGATGCTCACTCCCAGCTGCTGGCACGGCGTCACCACCGCGGTGATGGGCAACTGCGGCGTGGGATTCGCACCCGTAGCCGACACCGCGCGGGACTGGCTGATCGGGCTGATGGAGGGCGTCGAGGACATTCCGGGTGCCGCGCTGTCCGCGGGAATCCGGTGGAGCTGGGAGTCGTTCCCGCAGTACCTCGACGCGATCGACCGCCAGCCGCTGGCCATCGATGTCGGGACGCACGTCCCGCACGGAGCGGTGCGGGCCTACGTCATGGGTGCGCGTGGCGCCCGGAACGAGGCCGCGTCGGCGGAGGACATCGAGCTGATGGCCAAGTTGGTCCGCGAGGGCGTCGAGGCCGGGGCGCTCGGGTTCTCGACCTCGCGCACCATCGTGCATCGAGCCATCGACGGTGAGCCGGTGCCGGGCACCTTCGCCGCCGAGGACGAGCTCTTCGGGATCGGGCGGGCGTTGGCCGCCGCGGGCACCGGGGTCTTCGAACTGGCGCCCGCAGGCATCATGGGCGAGGATCTCGCCGCGCCCGATCGGGAACTCGACTGGATGGTGCGACTGGCCGAACTCACCGGGCGGACAGTGAGTTTCGGCCTGTTGCAGCACGACGGCGCACCGGACGACTGGAAGCGCTTGCTGGACCTGGCCGCAGCCGCGTACGAGTCCGGCATCCCGCTGCGCCCGCAGGTGTCGGCCCGCCCGCTGGGGCTGCTCACCGGACTGCAGACGTTCAACGCCTTCAACACCCGTCCGAGCTACGTCGCCGCCGTCGAACGCGCGGGAGGTGACCTCGATGCGCTGGTCTCGGCGCTGCGCGACCCGGCGACCCGACGAGCAATCCTCGACGAGGCCGACTCGCCCGACAACCGGATGCCCTACCTGAGCAAGCTGGACCGGACGTTCAACCTCGGAGACCCGCCGCAGTACGAGCCCGATCCCGACTCGAGCCTTGCCCGCGAGGCCCGGCGGGCGGGGCGGGATCCCTTCGAGTACGCGTACGACCTGCTGCTCACGGAAGCAGGCCGCGCGCTGTTCTTCCGGCCGTTGTTGGGCTACTCGAACTTCACCCTCGATCCGATCAGCGAGATGCTGCTGCACCCGGCGACCGCGGTCGGGCTCGGTGACGGCGGAGCGCACGTCGGTGCGATCTGCGACGCGTCCAACACGACGTTCCTGCTGACGCACTGGGCGCGCGATCGCAGCCGCGGCGAGAAGATCCCGCTGGCGACCGCGGTGCGGAAGATGACCCTCGACACGGCGACCATCTACGGGCTCGGCGATCGCGGAGTGATCGCCGAAGGCAAGAAGGCCGACCTGAACGTGATCGACTTCGAACGGCTGCAACTGAAGTCACCGGAAATGGCGCACGACCTGCCCGGCGGGGCACGGCGACTGCTGCAACGCGCCGACGGGTACCGGGCCACCATCGTGTCCGGTCAGGTGGTGCTGCGCGACGGCCAGGACACCGGTGCGCGGCCCGGCGCCCTGGTCCGCGGCGCGCGGTGA
- a CDS encoding Rieske 2Fe-2S domain-containing protein, producing the protein MAEWQCLGAADDFRDGKPHAVRAFDTDLVAYSDRAGVIHILDSRCPHMGADLSNGRVVGDNIDCPAHRWRWNGEGRCVGGSPKLLPIRAWTSEEREGLLYLQASDAPPTGRPIRAANAWW; encoded by the coding sequence GTGGCGGAATGGCAGTGCCTCGGAGCGGCCGACGACTTTCGCGACGGCAAACCGCATGCCGTCCGTGCATTCGACACCGACCTGGTGGCCTACTCGGACCGGGCGGGCGTCATCCACATCCTCGACTCGCGCTGCCCGCACATGGGCGCCGATCTGAGCAACGGGCGGGTCGTCGGCGACAACATCGACTGCCCGGCGCACCGCTGGCGCTGGAACGGCGAGGGACGCTGCGTCGGCGGTTCGCCCAAGCTCCTCCCGATCCGGGCGTGGACGTCGGAGGAGCGGGAGGGCCTGCTCTACCTGCAGGCCTCCGATGCTCCTCCGACCGGTCGGCCGATCAGGGCAGCCAACGCCTGGTGGTGA
- a CDS encoding cation acetate symporter, whose protein sequence is MTGQPIPLLTVLALVVAAAATVGIGIYGVRLARTTSDFLVASRSVGPGWNAAAISGEYLSAASFLGVAGLIAKYGADALWYPIGFTAGYLGLLLFVAAPLRRSGAYTVPDFAEFRLGSVRVRRLAMVVVALVCGLYMVPQFQGAGLTLNILLGVPRWVGVVVVGAIVIGNVVGGGMRSITFVQGFQYWLKFTAVAVPVVVLSVHWFADEKPVGEPAPPTVAVQTSVDVTTDVVVQVATPTDVTVDGELDGRETSGAVQLGTGRHELGKGTTLVLPAGSPVPVVAGAPADGAGWVVPGGGFGGSHPLYQVYSLILATFLGAMGLPHVLVRFYTNPDGRAARLTSLVVIGLVGVFYVFPVLLGVFARLYVPQLLITGTSDAAVLLLPGSVLSGWGGQLLAALVAAGAIAAFLSTSSGLLVSIAGVVSTDVLRGRVRDFRVAALVAGAVPLVLALGATAFDLSRSVGLVFAVAASTLCPLLVLGIWWRGLTAAGAAAGLTVGIVVGGGAALLAVVDAVSDELWHGWPAALIGYPAAVSVPLSFAAMVVVSLATRRQIPRDVGRIFTRMHAPERLGMGRDREGDLRSM, encoded by the coding sequence ATGACCGGACAACCGATTCCCCTCCTGACGGTGCTGGCGCTGGTCGTCGCCGCCGCGGCCACCGTCGGCATCGGCATCTACGGGGTTCGCCTGGCGCGCACCACGTCCGATTTCCTCGTCGCGTCGCGCAGCGTGGGACCGGGGTGGAACGCGGCCGCGATCTCCGGCGAATATCTTTCGGCGGCTTCGTTTCTGGGTGTGGCCGGGCTGATCGCGAAGTACGGTGCGGACGCGCTGTGGTACCCGATCGGCTTCACCGCGGGCTACCTGGGCCTGCTGCTGTTCGTCGCGGCGCCGCTGCGCCGGTCCGGCGCCTACACGGTGCCGGACTTCGCGGAGTTCCGGCTCGGCTCGGTGCGGGTGCGCCGGCTCGCGATGGTGGTCGTCGCCCTCGTGTGCGGCCTCTACATGGTTCCGCAGTTCCAGGGCGCCGGACTGACACTGAACATCCTGCTGGGTGTGCCCCGGTGGGTAGGCGTCGTGGTCGTCGGGGCCATCGTGATCGGCAACGTCGTCGGCGGCGGGATGCGCTCGATCACGTTCGTGCAGGGCTTCCAGTACTGGCTCAAGTTCACCGCCGTCGCGGTGCCGGTGGTGGTGCTGTCGGTGCACTGGTTCGCCGACGAGAAACCGGTCGGTGAGCCCGCCCCGCCGACGGTAGCGGTGCAGACGTCGGTGGACGTCACCACCGATGTCGTCGTGCAGGTCGCGACGCCGACCGACGTCACCGTCGACGGCGAGCTCGACGGACGCGAGACGTCGGGCGCGGTGCAACTCGGCACCGGCCGGCACGAACTGGGGAAGGGCACGACGCTGGTGCTGCCCGCGGGATCGCCCGTTCCCGTCGTCGCGGGCGCCCCCGCCGACGGCGCCGGATGGGTCGTGCCCGGCGGCGGATTCGGCGGCTCGCACCCGCTCTACCAGGTGTACTCGCTGATCCTCGCGACGTTCCTCGGCGCGATGGGACTGCCGCACGTCCTGGTCCGCTTCTACACCAACCCGGACGGCCGGGCCGCGCGGCTGACGTCGCTCGTGGTGATCGGGTTGGTGGGCGTGTTCTACGTGTTCCCGGTGCTGCTCGGCGTGTTCGCGCGGCTGTACGTGCCGCAACTGCTCATCACCGGCACGTCCGACGCGGCGGTCCTGCTGCTTCCGGGATCTGTGCTGTCGGGCTGGGGCGGACAGTTGCTGGCCGCGCTCGTCGCGGCGGGCGCGATCGCGGCGTTCCTGTCGACGTCGTCGGGGCTGTTGGTGAGCATCGCCGGTGTCGTCAGCACCGACGTCCTGCGCGGGCGGGTGCGGGACTTCCGGGTGGCGGCACTCGTCGCGGGCGCGGTGCCGCTGGTGCTGGCCCTCGGCGCCACGGCGTTCGACCTCTCGCGATCGGTGGGGCTGGTGTTCGCGGTCGCGGCGTCCACGCTGTGCCCGCTGCTGGTGCTCGGCATCTGGTGGCGGGGGCTGACGGCGGCCGGTGCGGCCGCGGGGTTGACGGTCGGGATCGTGGTCGGCGGGGGAGCGGCGCTGCTCGCCGTCGTCGACGCGGTGTCCGACGAGCTGTGGCACGGCTGGCCCGCGGCGCTGATCGGTTACCCGGCCGCGGTGAGCGTGCCACTGTCGTTCGCGGCGATGGTGGTGGTGAGTCTCGCTACGCGGCGACAGATTCCGCGTGACGTCGGCCGGATCTTCACCCGCATGCATGCCCCCGAGCGGCTGGGCATGGGCCGCGACCGCGAGGGCGACCTGCGGTCGATGTGA
- a CDS encoding LytR/AlgR family response regulator transcription factor produces the protein MKETPDGPADGLLTVLAVDDERPALDELAFLLRARDEIGEIRTAGDATTALRILRDGGVDAVFLDINMPGLDGLELAGILTQFASPPSVVFVTAHEDRAVAAFDLGAVDYLLKPLREERLAESVRRIVERRRRARDESDEDASADEVIPVELGGVTTLVPRSTVKWVEADGDYARLHTATGSHLVRIPISSLESRWSDAGFLRVHRSYLVSLGEVTGIRSVGSGLVVCLRPQGDAPAVELPVSRRHTRELKDRLIRGPRQSWTSR, from the coding sequence GTGAAAGAGACCCCTGACGGCCCCGCAGATGGCCTCCTGACAGTGCTGGCAGTCGACGACGAACGCCCTGCCCTCGACGAGCTGGCCTTCCTGCTGCGTGCCCGCGACGAGATCGGCGAGATCCGCACCGCCGGCGACGCGACGACCGCGCTGCGAATCCTGCGCGACGGCGGCGTCGACGCGGTGTTCCTCGACATCAACATGCCCGGTCTCGACGGGCTCGAGCTGGCCGGGATCCTGACGCAGTTCGCGAGCCCGCCGTCGGTGGTGTTCGTGACCGCGCACGAGGACCGCGCGGTGGCGGCGTTCGATCTGGGTGCCGTCGACTACCTCCTCAAGCCGCTGCGGGAGGAGCGCCTCGCGGAGTCGGTGCGCCGCATCGTCGAACGACGCCGCCGCGCGCGCGACGAGAGCGACGAGGACGCGTCGGCGGACGAGGTGATCCCGGTGGAACTCGGCGGGGTCACCACGCTGGTGCCGCGCTCGACCGTGAAGTGGGTCGAGGCGGACGGCGACTACGCCCGCCTGCACACCGCCACCGGATCGCACCTGGTGCGCATCCCCATCTCGTCGCTCGAGAGCCGCTGGTCCGACGCCGGTTTCCTGCGCGTGCACCGCTCGTACCTGGTGTCGCTCGGCGAGGTGACCGGCATCCGCAGCGTCGGGTCCGGGCTGGTGGTGTGCCTGCGGCCGCAGGGCGACGCCCCGGCCGTGGAACTGCCGGTGAGCCGTCGCCACACGCGCGAACTCAAGGACCGGCTGATCCGCGGGCCGCGCCAGAGCTGGACGTCGCGGTGA
- a CDS encoding sensor histidine kinase — translation MRTRRVLTTPAERAVHDTLHTASLAAGPLRRGLDEASSREAAPHLRRLTGAESLAIAGPDGALLAWNGPHEALADQFVAAAVRAIAGGRRVLVGQGDLERGSGDHDVRAVVAQPLLIEHTGVVGVLGVVSTAEPGPAMLGALTEVARYACSQIELAELDASRARLDRAEVRALRAQISPHFIYNALGTIASFVRTDPDRARELVLEFADFTRYSFRSAGEYTVLADELRNIDRYLTLERARFGDNLEVRLQIAPEVLSVVLPFLALQPLVENAVRHGLSGKPDGGTVTIVASDAGPDCIISVEDDGVGMDPELLRSGELDAVTSGTGGPSTSEAAHVGLANVDDRLRAAFGDDYGLVVETAPGAGTKVSMRVPKFRPGIRA, via the coding sequence ATGCGCACGCGGCGGGTGCTCACCACGCCGGCCGAGCGGGCCGTGCACGACACGCTGCACACCGCGTCGCTCGCGGCCGGGCCGCTGCGCCGCGGGCTCGACGAGGCGTCGTCCCGGGAGGCGGCGCCGCACCTGCGCCGCCTGACGGGTGCCGAATCCCTCGCGATCGCCGGCCCGGACGGCGCACTGCTCGCGTGGAACGGCCCGCACGAGGCGCTGGCGGACCAGTTCGTCGCGGCGGCGGTGCGGGCGATCGCCGGCGGCCGCCGGGTCCTGGTGGGACAGGGTGATCTCGAGCGCGGGTCCGGCGACCACGACGTGCGCGCCGTTGTCGCGCAGCCGCTGCTGATCGAGCACACCGGCGTCGTCGGGGTGCTGGGGGTCGTCAGCACCGCGGAGCCGGGCCCGGCGATGCTGGGCGCGCTCACCGAGGTGGCGCGGTACGCGTGCAGCCAGATCGAACTGGCCGAACTCGACGCCTCCCGCGCCCGGCTGGATCGCGCCGAGGTGCGCGCGCTGCGCGCGCAGATCAGCCCGCACTTCATCTACAACGCCCTCGGCACGATCGCGTCGTTCGTCCGGACCGACCCCGACCGCGCCCGTGAACTCGTGCTCGAGTTCGCCGACTTCACGCGCTACTCGTTCCGGTCGGCGGGCGAGTACACCGTCCTCGCCGACGAACTGCGCAACATCGACCGCTACCTCACCCTGGAGCGGGCCCGGTTCGGCGACAACCTCGAGGTGCGGTTGCAGATCGCGCCCGAGGTACTCAGCGTCGTGCTGCCCTTCCTGGCGCTGCAGCCGCTGGTGGAGAACGCGGTGCGGCACGGGCTGTCCGGGAAGCCGGACGGCGGCACCGTCACGATCGTGGCGTCCGACGCCGGCCCGGACTGCATCATCAGCGTCGAGGACGACGGCGTCGGCATGGACCCGGAGCTGCTGCGCTCCGGGGAGCTGGACGCGGTCACCTCGGGGACGGGCGGACCGAGCACGTCCGAGGCCGCGCACGTGGGGCTCGCGAACGTCGACGACCGGCTGCGGGCGGCGTTCGGCGACGACTACGGCCTGGTCGTGGAGACCGCACCCGGCGCCGGTACCAAGGTCAGCATGCGGGTGCCGAAGTTCCGCCCGGGGATCCGGGCCTGA
- a CDS encoding lipase family protein, producing the protein MALAALACATAVAGCSATAGEPDAGTTTSTATGTAAIALPDPAERGLVTSAEPFTGTGLSGHRILYRSTSGIDGRGTDVSGTLFVPPGQAPPGGWPIVTVGHPTTGLLDDCAPSRDPDLLGSGGLVRDLLARGAVVAVTDYEGLGTGGPHPYLEPITAAHNLIDAVRAARFLVPAASPRWAAIGVSQGGQASWAAAEQAAQYGDGLEFVGAASLSPPADLTPIVSGGSPNLDVPQQLFLPMLLDGLAVAHPDLDASAYIRGPLAENRDVMRSCTGPLASRKLSVALSVTPADTIPRSTDDVVRMHEWLAQDALPQRRAAAPMLVVVAGRDNLIRPDWTTAAVGRACGLGDAIELRYRADDVHADSRALPGAIDWVVGRFTDAPIVNTCAGQAAP; encoded by the coding sequence ATGGCGCTCGCCGCGCTCGCGTGCGCGACGGCGGTCGCGGGCTGCTCGGCGACAGCGGGGGAGCCCGACGCCGGGACCACGACGAGCACCGCGACCGGCACCGCGGCGATCGCGCTGCCGGATCCGGCGGAGCGGGGCCTCGTGACGTCCGCGGAACCGTTCACCGGCACCGGGCTGTCCGGCCATCGGATCCTCTACCGGTCGACGTCGGGGATCGACGGCCGCGGGACCGACGTGTCGGGCACCCTGTTCGTGCCGCCCGGGCAGGCGCCGCCGGGTGGGTGGCCGATCGTGACGGTGGGGCATCCGACCACCGGCCTGCTCGACGATTGCGCACCGTCGCGCGACCCCGACCTGCTCGGGTCGGGCGGGCTGGTTCGGGACTTGCTGGCCCGTGGAGCGGTCGTCGCGGTCACGGACTACGAGGGCCTCGGTACCGGCGGGCCGCACCCCTACCTCGAGCCGATCACGGCCGCGCACAACCTGATCGACGCGGTCCGGGCCGCGCGGTTCCTCGTCCCGGCCGCTTCGCCGCGATGGGCGGCGATCGGGGTCTCGCAGGGCGGGCAGGCGTCGTGGGCGGCCGCGGAGCAGGCGGCGCAGTACGGTGACGGACTCGAGTTCGTCGGCGCCGCGAGCCTGTCCCCGCCGGCGGACCTGACCCCGATAGTCTCCGGCGGCTCGCCGAATCTCGATGTGCCGCAACAGCTGTTCCTGCCGATGCTGCTCGACGGGCTGGCGGTGGCACACCCCGACCTCGACGCGAGTGCCTACATTCGCGGGCCGCTCGCCGAGAACCGGGACGTGATGCGCTCGTGCACAGGACCGCTCGCATCGAGGAAGCTGTCGGTCGCGCTCAGCGTCACCCCGGCAGACACGATCCCGCGCAGCACCGACGACGTCGTCCGGATGCACGAGTGGCTCGCGCAGGACGCCCTGCCTCAGCGACGCGCCGCAGCGCCGATGCTGGTGGTGGTCGCCGGTCGTGACAACCTCATCCGCCCCGACTGGACCACCGCCGCGGTCGGCCGCGCGTGTGGGCTAGGCGACGCGATCGAGTTGCGATACCGGGCCGACGACGTGCACGCCGATTCGCGCGCGCTGCCCGGCGCGATCGACTGGGTTGTCGGACGGTTCACCGACGCGCCGATCGTGAACACGTGCGCCGGGCAGGCGGCCCCGTGA